The genomic stretch aatgaaattcaatttTCTTATATTATAGTATAGTAAATTAAGAATTATTTTGTAATACACCACACTCTTGTCATGCATTTTCGATGAAAGATAGAAAGGTGAAACATATAAAGATATGTGAGCAAAACGTGGGGATGAGGAAATTTCAACGTGGGATGAAAATTGTAAAGTTCATCCACACGGCTATCTCATAGTActacttataattttttttatgggaaataagatttatATCAAATGTTATTTAGCACTATGAACTAATTTATGAACAATTAATGTTATTTAGCACTTAACCATTGGACGTACCATTTCATTGATTTAGTTTTTCCCTTTTTTCATGTAGCAACACcctttatatatattttgtgtaaaaaaagaaaaaaatcgtTAATTCTaggattttataaaataaaaaattggcaAATGTAGTGTAGACTGTGTGTATCTGTATGAATGTTTGGTGTATAAAATACAGATGCTTTTATGCTGTGGGACCCAGGTAGGGGGAAGCACATTGCTAATATCGATTACTTTTGAGGTCAAAATGCGCATTCTATATTTCTCTAGGCCCTAATATCACTCAATCAGAAACTAAAAGGGTCAATGTGCAAATAAATGAAACAGTTGTTACGCACGTTCTTAACCCCTAACCCGCCCCCTTGAGCTTTCTTTCTATGTGTGAGAGCTGctttcctttcctctttcgTCATCTTCACATTCACAAAACTGCCAACTGTGAATCCAAGCGATAGATTTTCGCACCTATACGTATACATTTCTACGGCGCCGTACGCTTATACACACACACGGTATACATCTACTTGCATGCGATGATCCAGTAGCCATCGAATTCTGAAACAATCGTGCTGTTATCCATGGGAGCGTGTTTCTCCCGCGGCGACAGATCGCCGCCGAAGAGGAGAGGCTCCAGGCGAGTCGCGAACCCCGCGGCGGACGGAGGAGGAGGCGCGGGGAGCAATCGGTGGGCGAGGATGCGCTCGTCGAGGAAGGAGGAGACCTTGATTCACGAGCGGGCGCTCGCGGCGGCGATTCTGTTCCAGCAGCAGCTGCAGAACGGCGGCGGCACGGCGGCGTTCGATCGGTCGGCGTCGCTGAGGTATCCGAACGGGCATTCCAAAAGGAATCAGGCCTTGCCTCGGAGCTCGAGCTCCAGAGCGCGGTCGCTCACTGATCCCCTGCTTCAACCTCATCAGCTAATTAATCAGGTAATTTTACAGAAAAATGACATAACtcattgatattattttattaaatcttATTTTTACCCGAATAACTATGCCTGCGGTGGTGATTAATTACAGAGATTTTGATTTGTGTTTTCATTATGATTGCTCCTTTTCCCCAATATTTAGTTAGTTTGAGTTTTATTGAAGTCTGTGTTGCTTAAAATTGTTAAACGAAAAGCAAAAACCAAAATCCTTTAAGTTTGGTACGAATTTATTATAGAATTTAAAACTGTGCCTATATCTTATTTCATCATTAATGACTTGAATGAATGAGCTTTAACAGTAGAACCAAACTCTTCATTTATGCTCACACTTATTGTTTTCAGTTAACCTGGTCCAAGTGAGCTTCCGATCTCAAATAAAAAAGATTGGTCGTGTCTGTATTCAAACGATTTTTTAATGATAAATGTCAAATTATGTACATTCACATAGTTACTTTACTATAGTACAGTATTCCTCAATTATGTTCAACATTCAGCAACTCAGGCTTGACACTTTAGAACTGTATAAATGCTTCTTATTTTTGGTATTCCAGTTTCGTATTTTTCAATTGTTTCTGGAGAATGAGAATTCTTGACCTCTGTGAAGCATGAAGAGATTTTACCGTACTGTTACTTCGTTTAGcagataaaacaaaaaaattatacatcataTGTAATCACCTCAACACATTCTTGATAATACCGTTGTTTTTGTGGTCTCTCTACCTTCCGAATAACATTTCTTACATTGGTACTGCTAGTTCGAACTTCTGCCTACTTGCTTCCTCCAGTCTTATGAGTTGTCAATTTGTTTTCCTAACTGACAGGATATCAAGCTTGACGACCTAGAGACTAACCATTTTGTACTTGTTCATGGAGGTGGTTTTGGTGCCTGGTGCTGGTATAAAACTATTGCTCTATTGGAAGAGTGTGGATACAAAGTCACAGCAGTAGATCTGACAGGCTCTGGTATTCATTCATTTGATTCAAACAATATTACAAGTCTTTCTCAATATGTGAAGCCACTGACGGATTTTATGGAAAAGCTCACTGATGGGGAAAAGGTTATTGTTCTAGAACCTTACATGATGTTTTGGCTCTTTTTTAATGTACATTTTTAAGTTAAGGCAGTAAATAGCAAAATGTATGTAAGtttcttaaattttgttttCACCTAACTAATCCCTATTCCGAATATT from Salvia splendens isolate huo1 chromosome 15, SspV2, whole genome shotgun sequence encodes the following:
- the LOC121769413 gene encoding putative methylesterase 11, chloroplastic, yielding MGACFSRGDRSPPKRRGSRRVANPAADGGGGAGSNRWARMRSSRKEETLIHERALAAAILFQQQLQNGGGTAAFDRSASLRYPNGHSKRNQALPRSSSSRARSLTDPLLQPHQLINQDIKLDDLETNHFVLVHGGGFGAWCWYKTIALLEECGYKVTAVDLTGSGIHSFDSNNITSLSQYVKPLTDFMEKLTDGEKVILVGHDFGGACISYAMEAFPAKISKAVFLAAAMLTSGQSALDIFSDKVESNELMRQAQVFLYANGRDQPPTAIDFDKSILKDLLFNQSPTKDVALASVSMRPIPFSPVLEKLSFSETNHGSVRRFYIETLEDNAIPISVQESMVNKSPPERVFCLKGADHSPFFSKPQALHKHLVEISRIP